The proteins below are encoded in one region of Chelmon rostratus isolate fCheRos1 chromosome 21, fCheRos1.pri, whole genome shotgun sequence:
- the tanc2b gene encoding protein TANC2 isoform X1, translated as MFRNSLKMLLTGGKANRKSRSSDGGSEDLADPRSPGLDPHLSHVGQGGSIDSDCAFEGDYAVPPLSMTEGMQHIRIMEGVSRSLPSSPLLTHQTISVRLQPVKKLTAPLRKAKFVESPRIPQSELGSPTHTSTTAKNPDLDTYCPGESSQELGPPPSVDEAANTLMTRLGFLLGDKVSEGPAGTQYSMEEPEARQGQNQRISPCSTLTSSTASPPAGSPCSTLPPAMPGQAGNKDCAYGSVTSPTSTLESRDSGIIATLTSYSENMERGGKYGEGSRGNLKLWQSQKSGMDSFLYRVDENMTASTYSLNKIPERNLESMSSHSAHSIPLYLMPRPNSVAATSSAHLEDLAYLDEQRHTPLRTSLRMPRQSTTCGPGRSGQDLRVRFAPYRPQDIALKPLLFEVPSITMDSVFTGREWLFQEIDAHLNSPNASTNRGVAVVGNIGFGKTAIISRLVALSCHGTRMRQIASDSPQASPKHGEGLPLTQPQPTHGTLGGGSCPGTPEMRRRQEEAMRRLASQVVAYHYCQADNAYTCLVPEFVHNVAALLCRSPHLVAYREQLLREPHLQSILSLRSCVQDPLASFRRGVLEPLDALYKERKINSEEDLIILIDGLNEAEFHKPDYGDTIVSFLTKTINKFPAWLKLVVTVRTTLQEITNALPFHRISLDGLEENDAIDQDLQGYILHRIHSSPEIQNNISLNGKMDNTTFGKLSAHLKALSQGSYLYLKLTFDLIEKGYLVLKSSSYKVVPVNLAEVYLLQCNMRFPTQSSFERALPLLNVAVASLHPLTDEQIYQAINAGSLQGTLDWEDFQQRVDNLSVFLVKRRDGTRMFVHPSFREWLIWREEGEKTKFLCDPRSGHTLLAFWFSRQENKLNRQQTIELGHHILKAHIFKGLSKKVGVSSSILQGLWVSYSTEGLSAALSSLRNLYTPNIKVSRLLMLGGANVNYRTEVLNNAPVLCVHSHLGYMDMVALLLEFGASVDAPSESGLTPLGYAAAGGHMAIVTALCRRRAKVDHLDKNSQCALVHAALRGHMEVVKFLIQCDWGMGPQQQSPQTQQHAAFTKSHAVQQALIAAASMGYTEIVSYLLDLPEKDEEEVERAQINNFDTLWGETALTAASGRGKLEVCRLLLEQGAAVAQPNRRGIVPLFSAVRQGHWQIVDLLLTHGADVNLADKQGRSPLMMAASEGHLGTVEFLLAQGASLSLMDKEGLTALSWACLKGHLPVVRCLVESGAATDHADKNGRTPLDLAAFYGDSEVVQFLVDHGAMIEHVDYSGMRPLDRAVGCRNTSVVVALLKKGAKIGPATWAMATSKPDIMIILLSKLIEEGDSFYKKGKVKEAAQRYQYALKKFPREGFSEDLKTFRELKVSLFLNLSRCRRKMNDFGMAEEFATKALELKPKSYEAYYARARAKRSSRQFPEALEDLNEAIKQCPNNREIQRLLQRVEEECIQLNQEEHQQQDLELEPPPSPPPTPPPEEEESLSLSMPLPPPPEPRLEDMEPVQDLFEDEDYLEQELEAMSVGLPPPESLSNPSSLPIIQSPPLSPTHPDQIYLAGGSPMGQPYEYHPTSSSMSSPTRGSYQPTSPSLSPTHQNSHYRHSPPHTSPVHQQSYSFSPPSMGTGGQGMDHQSPPPSPLRRAAQYRASPPVESVCLYRSQSGSPVRYQTEQLPGRPKSPLSKMSSQRSFQLSSQPSLSSQHHQAQGLRLQPSIAQIVRTNQPSNVMGNSIYGGQMGHSMGGRYQGGSVDVESRLVYQPSLDGRSMSQVQASLSSGALCQHGGRGGVMESGLLKDELPQRPSSAYRASSGGPGGIRYSQTPQISRSQSAAYYPVSEHVLERANAMPPCQLGSPEIPHMVRRPVSANTTEMKQHVPTPRPLIHSQSVGLRFSPSSNNISTGSTSNLAPGFRPSSSIQQMEIPLQATYERTCDDISPISPSQGGGGLYQGETTRSRNTPFMGIIDKTARTQQYLHQPTRSRAMTSMDSAISPTSPGQLVQQGSTYSPPASLGNIAYYNKTNNAQNGHLLEEDYYSQTQPPSLGKLANGSRGSGDILERVSQVPTYPDVKVARTLPVAQAYQDNMYRQLSRDSRTQGPTSPIKPKRPFVESNV; from the exons tacacacacctccaccactGCCAAGAATCCAGACCTGGACACATACTGCCCTG ggGAGTCAAGCCAGGAGCTGGGCCCCCCTCCGTCGGTGGATGAGGCAGCCAACACATTGATGACGCGCCTGGGTTTCCTTCTGGGAGACAAAGTGAGCGAGGGGCCGGCCGGTACCCAGTACAGCATGGAGGAACCCGAGGCGAGACAG GGCCAGAACCAGAGGATCAGCCCGTGCTCCACCCTGACCAGCAGTACTGCCTCACCCCCTGCAGGCAGCCCCTGCTCCACCCTCCCCCCTGCCATGCCTGGCCAGGCCGGCAACAAGGACTGTGCCTACGGTTCCGTCACCAGTCCCACCTCAACCCTGGAGAGCAGGGACAGCGGGATTATCG CCACACTGACCAGCTATTCCGAGAACATGGAGCGAGGAGGCAAATACGGCGAGGGCTCCCGGGGAAACCTGAAACTGTGGCAGTCCCAGAAATCAGGCATGGACTCATTCCTGTACAGGGTGGATGAAAACATGACCGCCTCTACCTACAGCCTCAACAAAATCCCTGAGCGCAACCTGGAGAGCATGTCCTCCCACTCTGCCCACTCCATCCCTCTGTACCTCATGCCCCGCCCTAACTCTGTGGCCG ctacCAGTTCAGCCCACCTGGAGGACCTGGCATACCTGGATGAGCAGAGACACACTCCATTACGCACCTCGCTGCGCATGCCCAGACAGAGCACCACCTGCGGGCCGGGTCGCTCCGGGCAGGACCTGAGAG TGCGATTTGCACCCTATCGGCCTCAAGACATCGCCCTCAAGCCTCTGCTGTTTGAGGTGCCCAGCATCACCATGGACTCCGTCTTCACGGGCCGCGAGTGGCTCTTCCAGGAGATCGACGCCCACCTCAACAGCCCCAACGCCAGCACCAACCGCGGCGTGGCGGTAGTGGGAAACATCGGCTTCGGCAAGACCGCGATCATCTCTCGGCTGGTGGCGCTCAGCTGCCACGGCACCCGCATGAGACAGATTGCCTCCGACAGCCCTCAGGCCTCACCCAAAC ATGGAGAGGGGCTCCCTCTCACCCAGCCCCAGCCCACTCACGGCACCCTGGGAGGAGGCAGCTGTCCCGGGACCCCTGAGATGAGGCGACGTCAGGAAGAAGCCATGAGGAGGCTGGCGTCTCAG GTGGTGGCGTACCACTACTGCCAAGCAGATAACGCCTACACCTGCCTGGTGCCGGAGTTTGTGCACAACGTGGCGGCTCTGCTGTGCCGCTCGCCGCACCTCGTTGCCTACagggagcagctgctgagggagCCTCACCTACAGAGCATCCTGAGTCTGCGCTCCTGCGTCCAGGACCCCCTGGCCTCCTTCAGGAGGGGGGTCCTAGAGCCCCTGGATGCACTTTACAAAG AGAGGAAGATCAACTCCGAGGAGgacctcatcatcctcatcgaCGGTCTGAATGAGGCAGAGTTCCACAAGCCGGACTACGGAGACACCATCGTGTCCTTCCTCACCAAAACCATCAACAAGTTCCCGGCCTGGCTCAAACTGGTGGTCACAGTCAGAACTACGTTACAG GAGATCACCAACGCGCTGCCGTTCCACCGCATCTCTCTGGACGGCCTGGAGGAGAATGACGCCATAGACCAGGACCTGCAGGGCTACATCCTGCACCGCATCCACAGCAGCCCAGAGATCCAGAACAACATCTCGCTCAATGGCAAGATGGACAACACCACCTTCGGCAAGCTCAGCGCCCACCTCAAAGCCCTGAGCCAGGGCTCCTATCTGTACCTCAAGCTCACCTTTGACCTCATCGAAAAGGGCTACCTTGTCCTCAAAAGCTCCAGCTATAAG gTGGTCCCAGTCAACCTGGCAGAGGTGTACCTGCTGCAGTGCAACATGCGCTTCCCCACGCAGTCGTCATTCGAGCGGGCGCTTCCTCTGCTCAACGTGGCCGTGGCCTCGCTTCATCCGCTGACCGACGAGCAGATATATCAGGCCATCAACGCAGGTTCACTGCAG GGCACGCTGGACTGGGAGGACTTCCAGCAACGCGTCGACAACCTGTCGGTCTTCctggtgaagaggagggacgGCACGAGGATGTTCGTTCACCCCTCCTTCAGGGAGTGGCTGAtctggagagaggaaggagaaaagacaaagtTCCTCTGCGATCCGAG GAGCGGTCACACGCTACTGGCCTTCTGGTTCTCTCGGCAGGAGAACAAGCTGAACAGGCAGCAGACTATTGAGCTGGGCCATCACATCCTCAAAGCACATATCTTCAAG GGTCTCAGCAAGAAAGTCGGGGTTTCCTCATCTATCTTGCAAGGCCTGTGGGTCTCCTACAGCACAGAGGGCCTTTCAGCTGCACTTTCTTCACTCCGAAACCTCTACACTCCCAACATCAAG gtgagCCGGCTGCTGATGCTGGGCGGTGCCAATGTCAACTACCGTACGGAGGTGCTGAACAACGCCCCCGTCCTGTGCGTACACTCCCACCTGGGCTACATGGACATGGTGGCTCTGCTGCTCGAGTTCGGCGCCTCCGTCGACGCTCCGTCCGAGAGCGGCCTCACGCCGCTGGGCTACGCCGCCGCTGGGGGACACATGGCCATCGTGACTGCGCTCTGCCGCAGGAGAGCGAAG GTGGACCACCTGGATAAGAACAGCCAGTGCGCCCTGGTTCATGCGGCCCTGAGGGGCCACATGGAGGTGGTGAAGTTCCTCATCCAGTGTGACTGGGGCATGGGCCCACAGCAGCAGTCACCACAAACCCAACAGCACGCGGCCTTCACCAAGAGCCACGCAGTCCAGCAGGCCCTCATCGCTGCAGCCAGTATGGGCTACACAGAG ATTGTGTCCTACCTGCTGGACCTGccagagaaagatgaagaggaggtggagcggGCTCAGATCAATAACTTTGACACTCTGTGGGGGGAGACAG CTCTGACCGCGGCCTCTGGTCGGGGGAAGCTGGAGGTTTGTCGTCTGTTACTGGAGCAGGGCGCCGCCGTGGCCCAGCCCAACAGAAGAGGCATCGTGCCGCTGTTCAGCGCCGTCCGACAGGGACACTGGCAG ATCGTAGACCTCCTCCTCACACATGGCGCAGATGTCAACCTGGCTGACAAGCAGGGTCGTAGTCCTCTAATGATGGCCGCCTCAGAGGGACACCTCGGGACTGTTGAGTTCTTACTGgctcaag gagcctctctgtctctgatggATAAGGAGGGTCTGACCGCTCTGAGCTGGGCCTGCCTGAAAGGCCATTTACCTGTCGTCCGCTGCCTGGTGGAGAGCGGAGCCGCCACCGACCACGCAGACAAGAACGGACGCACGCCCCTCGACCTCGCCGCCTTCTACGGAGACTCTGAGGTG GTCCAGTTCTTGGTGGACCACGGGGCCATGATAGAGCACGTAGACTACAGCGGGATGCGTCCCCTCGACAGGGCGGTGGGCTGCAGAAACACGTCGGTGGTGGTCGCCCTGCTCAAGAAAGGAGCCAAGATAG GTCCAGCCACATGGGCCATGGCCACCTCCAAACCCGACATCATGATCATCTTACTCAGCAAACTCATCGAGGAGGGGGACAGCTTCTACAAG AAGGGGAAGGTGAAGGAGGCAGCGCAGCGTTATCAGTACGCCCTCAAAAAGTTTCCACGTGAAGGCTTCAGCGAGGACCTCAAGACATTCAGGGAACTCAAAGTGTCGCTCTTCCTCAACCTCTCCCGATGTCGGAGGAAAATGAAC GACTTTGGGATGGCTGAGGAATTTGCTACTAAGGCACTCGAACTGAAACCAAAATCTTATGAGGCATACTATGCCAGGGCACGCGCCAAGCGTAGCAGCAG ACAATTTCCTGAGGCCTTAGAGGACCTGAATGAAGCCATAAAGCAGTGCCCCAACAACCGAGAGATCCAGCGGCTGCTccagagggtggaggaggagtgtaTCCAGCTCAACCAGGAGgagcaccagcagcaggacctggagctggagcctcctccctcccctcctcctacGCCTCCCCCCGAAGAGGAGGAgtccctgtccctgtccatgcctctcccccctcccccggAGCCCCGTCTGGAGGACATGGAGCCCGTCCAGGACCTGTTTGAGGACGAGGACTACCtagagcaggagctggaggctaTGTCTGTGGGTCTGCCTCCACCTGAGTCTCTCAGCAATCCTTCCAGCCTACCCATCATTCAGAGCCCACCGCTCTCCCCCACACATCCAGATCAGATCTACTTAGCTGGGGGTTCACCCATGGGCCAGCCCTACGAATatcaccccacctcctcctccatgtcctcTCCAACCCGCGGGTCATACCAGCCCACATCGCCATCCCTCTCCCCGACACATCAGAACTCGCACTACCGACACAGCCCGCCTCATACCTCCCCGGTGCACCAGCAGTCCTACAGCTTCAGCCCGCCTTCTATGGGTACGGGGGGTCAGGGGATGGATCACCAGAGCCCACCGCCTTCCCCTTTACGTCGGGCTGCTCAGTACAGAGCCAGTCCGCCAGTAGAGAGTGTTTGCCTGTACAGGTCCCAGTCTGGCTCGCCTGTGCGCTACCAGACGGAGCAGCTCCCGGGCCGACCCAAATCCCCCCTCTCTAAGATGAGCAGCCAGCGTTCGTTCCAGCTGAGCTCACagccctctctgtcctcccagCACCACCAAGCCCAAGGCCTCCGTCTTCAGCCTTCCATAGCCCAAATAGTCCGCACAAACCAGCCCAGCAACGTGATGGGCAACAGCATTTACGGGGGCCAGATGGGCCACTCCATGGGTGGTCGCTACCAAGGGGGCTCGGTGGACGTGGAAAGCCGGCTTGTGTACCAGCCTTCCCTGGATGGACGGTCCATGTCCCAGGTCCAGGCCAGCCTCAGTTCTGGGGCCCTCTGTCAGCACGGCGGCCGAGGAGGGGTTATGGAGTCGGGCCTGTTGAAGGATGAGCTACCCCAGCGCCCCTCCTCTGCCTACCGCGCCAGCAGCGGGGGCCCGGGGGGCATCCGTTATAGCCAGACACCTCAGATAAGCCGCAGCCAGTCGGCCGCCTACTACCCAGTCTCTGAACACGTTCTGGAGCGCGCCAATGCCATGCCCCCCTGCCAGCTGGGCTCTCCCGAGATCCCCCATATGGTGAGACGCCCCGTCAGTGCCAATACTACTGAGATGAAGCAGCACGTGCCCACCCCCAGGCCTCTCATCCATTCTCAGAGCGTAGGTCTTCGATTCTCCCCCTCGAGCAACAACATCTCAACTGGATCCACCTCGAATTTAGCACCGGGCTTCAGGCCCTCCTCTTCCATTCAGCAGATGGAGATCCCCCTGCAAGCCACATATGAGCGCACCTGCGATGACAtctctcccatctctccctcccaggGCGGCGGGGGTCTGTATCAGGGCGAGACCACCCGCTCTCGGAACACACCCTTCATGGGCATCATAGACAAGACGGCGCGGACTCAGCAGTACCTGCATCAGCCCACACGGTCCAGGGCCATGACGTCCATGGACTCCGCCATCAGCCCCACCTCGCCCGGCCAGCTAGTCCAGCAAGGCTCCACCTACAGCCCCCCCGCCTCGCTTGGCAACATCGCCTACTACAACAAGACAAATAACGCGCAAAATGGACACCTGTTGGAGGAGGACTACTACTCCCAGACCCAGCCCCCCTCACTGGGCAAGCTGGCCAACGGCTCCCGTGGCAGTGGGGACATCCTGGAGCGGGTCAGCCAGGTGCCCACCTACCCGGATGTGAAAGTGGCGAGGACTCTGCCCGTGGCGCAGGCCTACCAGGACAACATGTACCGCCAGCTCTCGCGCGACTCCCGGACCCAAGGCCCCACCTCCCCCATCAAACCAAAGAGACCATTTGTGGAGTCAAATGTGTGA